DNA sequence from the Suricata suricatta isolate VVHF042 chromosome 5, meerkat_22Aug2017_6uvM2_HiC, whole genome shotgun sequence genome:
aggACATAAAGCCAAATAAAGAAGTGTTCATTAGGTCCAGGTGAGACAGGGCTCCACACAAGAGACAGTCTAGGACCCATGGAAAAGATTCAgggaaaaatggaagagaaatacaGGAGAAACAAGCCAAGAGAGTCAGTTAGTAGATACTTGAGGGAATACAGCAAAAGGTATTGGAAAAGATACAGGGCGGGCACTAAGTAAGCAGGTAGTTCATGAAACATAAAGATAGTTTATGGGATAAAACATAGCTTTCtaaacagagatggagggagaggtaTGCATAGAAGTTAATGCAGAAAAAGTATCagtggcaggcagagaaagaccagGCGTGAGCTTCGACACACAGAGAATCAggtacattaaaaagaatgtggAATGGACGGAAAGTGAAACAAGCAGATAAAACAAGGAATAGCAGAATGACTGAAAACTTGACTTAACTAATAGGAGGTAACGTAAGTGACtagagaaaaataaggaatgaTCAGGCCTGGAACAGGCTAAGAAGATCATAGGTGGCAGaggtaaaaagcaaaacaaaatagacTGAGAAATAGATCCTGGTTACTATAGGGTAGTAATAATGGTTGGGGATGGATATGAGAGTCAGCACAGGTACAGGAATGGAAAGATACAACTGAGTAGAAAAGAGGTTAATTGTGCATAATGATATGCCTTATTTGGTGAATACCAGGAGACCAACATGAATTCTAAGTTAAGGCTGTTTTTTTAGAATACTTTGCTAGCTTCTTagcacacaaagagaaaaacacagaaccaCTCTGAATCATTCTTGGTTCAGGTGagagagtgtttttaaaaatgtaacgtGTTTtgtttgttgaggatttttttgtttttaaacaaagtacTCATGAAAGGTATAACAAGGATTTTTGCCAGACTAGTGTCTTTAAGTAGATTATGCCACCTTTATTACTCTCTCCTCTTCTTAAGTAGATTTACTGAAACATCTTAAATTATGAAGCCTCATTAATCCAGTTTTTGAGGAAGGTAAATACGATACCCTGAGTTGTAAGAGGTTTCTCAGGATTGTTTAAGCATGTGTGCATGATTGCTAGACAGCACTTATTTGTAATTATTCAGTAACTACCCCCCAGCTGCACTTGTTTCCCAATACCAagactttactttttcttctttctgccctcTTCTAATCTTTTTTATAGCAAGGACCGAGCAGCAACTACTGCTGGAGCCGCTGGCCTGGCAGGTGGGCACCACCGGGAAGCGTGGGCCACCAAAGGTCCCTCCTATGAGGACTTATACACTCAGAATGTTGTCATCAACATGGATGACCAGGAAGATCATCGAGCCTCACTAGAGGGAAAATCTGCCAAAGAGAGACCCATTTGGTTGAGAGAGAGCACTGTCCAAGGAGCATATAATTCTGATGAGATGAAGGAAGGTAAGGGTAGAAGTCAGTAAAATGAATGTCTTGGCTTCAGTAGAAAATGAACTTGCCTTAGTGGGCAGTTCTTAGTTTTATTGGTAACttgttatgtttgttttgtaaaaCATGAGCATTATAGCAGGAAATAAGAAATTAAGCAATACGCATTAAaaccaacaaatatatatttgtattaccCTTCAACTTagttgaaataataaaacattttttaaatctctacttTTAGATTTAAGAAATTGCTATTTCATTGTCTTAAGTTTGTGGAAAAGTGCTATTACATTCAAAGTGGCCAAattcacctcttctttattcttttgttgcCCTAACTtctatgcctttttatttctctgaattgGGAGCCAAACTCTATTCTAGTGCAAACTTTAATATGTTGTCTTCTCCTGAATGCGAAGGAGTTTGTGctctccaaaatacaaaaaaagaagtaCCTGAGTAAAGGATTAGGGATTCTTTCAATCCAAGGAGATTGACAGAACGCCATATTAGATTTGAGAAACCTCAGTGATCCATAAAGGGTTGAGAATTGCATAATAACCAGCAGTTTGAGAACTACaacagtttgctttttaaaactttaaagattcAAAGACTTTGGGTGGTGAGGTTTGGAAGTATATCGAATATACAAGACTCAGGCTGGACAAAGATTACTCTGAAACTGGGAAGCAGAGATGAAAGGGAGTCTGTACCTCTGGTTATGTTTCATCAGCATTAGAACATTCCCAGGTTATGTATCATTTCTAACATGTCATCTGAGTATTGTTCTGGAATGGTAAAGAGTGATCAGTAACTGTAAACCACTTGTTTTTTGTTATTCCTCTAACCTCTTTTCCCTTTATGATTAGCATTTCTTTACGTACATAGTAtactaataattaaaatagtgtggAGTTGGGTGGTGACGGTAAAATCAGGTAATACCTCTACTGTAATTCTCTTTGGTATTTGAATTCTAGttggaaaaaaagtttttcttgggAATCACACTGCACTCTCTTTCCTACTGATTAGCTTGGCTCTGATGTTTAGCTATTTTGATTCAAATTGTTTTAGATTATATAGGAATGAGGCTGTCAACTATTGAGGAGGCTTATTTTCTCCAACTTGGCCTCTTGCCTGTTCTTAAAGCTACCAAACCTTTTCTTTGAACTTAGAAACAAAACAGTTAGCCTATATCATATGTAATTAGGCTTGTAAGCTTAACATTCAATGTTTTCAGTTCCTAGAATGATAGAATTTGAATCATAagggccttttttattttttttgaatggtttcattttatttttaaaattttttttaaaatactttattgtcaaattggtttccatacaacacccagtgttcttccccacaagtgccctcctccatcaccaccacctctcttcccccctaccccatcaaccctgtttattttcagtattcaatagtctcaagttttgcatccctctctccccccaactctctttccctcttccctcctcctggtcctccattaggtttctcctgttctcctgttagacctatgagtgcaaacatatggtttctgtccttctctgcctgacttattttgcttagcctgacaccctcaaggtccatccactttcctacaaatggccagatttcattctttctcattgccatgtagtactccatcgtgcatatataccacatcgtcttgatccactcatcagctgatggacatttaggctctttccatgttttggctattgttgacagtgctgctatgaacattggggtacatgtgctcctatgcatcagcacttctgtatcccttgggtaaatccctagcagggctattgctgggtcataagggagttctatggatagttttttgaggagcctccacactgttttccagagcggctgcaccagtttacattgccaccaacagtgtaggagggtgcccgtctgtccacaccctcgccagcatctatagtctcttgatttgttcattttagccactctgactggcgtgaggtggtatctcagtgtgttttgatttgtgtttccctgatgatgagtgatgttgagcgttgtttcatgtgcctgtaggccagatatctggatgtcctctttggagaagtgtctgtttacgtcttctacctatttcttcactggttatttgttttttttggtgtggagtttggtgagttccttgtagattttggatactagcataagggcctttttaaaaagtcatagtcTACCCATTTCAGATATGtgaatatttctatataaattaggATATAAGATGTCTAAATTTGTTTAAGTTTTGTGATAAAATAGCCTCTTTCTAGTGCATGTGTAAAGTGAGTCTTACTTGTCCAacacttttgttttctaatgtttatttatctttgagagatagagacagagtgtgagtgggggatggtcagtggaagagggagacacagaatctgaagcaggctccaggctctgagctgttagcgtaGAGCCCGAAGtgaggctgaaactcatgaactgtgagatcatgacctgagctgaaattggatgcttaatcaactgagccacacaggcaccccatgtcCAACACTTAATTTTCCTCAGACTTCAAGtcattttaatatctttcagAATTTTATAGACTTTCTCATGTGCTCATTACTATACTGAAAGCTGCTTTCCTTACAAATAGTCCTCTTCCCCAAAGCCAcctccattttttgttttatttaattgtcTTTTTCTGGACCTTTTCCCACCATAATAACTTGCAATCCAGTAACCAGAACAAAACATGTTATCCGTGTATAAATTCATCATTAATGATACTTCCAGTATCCTGGTTTTTACCTGATGCTTTACTTGTTGCTCTGGGTCTAGAAGCTTATTAACAAGTTCAGAAACATgtacagagatttttaaagaccCTCCTCTGCCCTGTATATCAGATAGCGTAGACCTGGTCTTTTCAATACATTTTGGATTATTATTTAGTAGGCAAATTTTCTTACACTTGACAGTATAGAAAGAAACCTGCCAGTTTTCTGCCCACTTACACAACTTTCAGTTCTtcctatgtttgtttgttttttgccacCAGCTTGGCCTTTAAGCCTCCAGAATTGTTTAGCATCATCAGTGAACTTCACAGTTTCCTGTTACACACCTTCTTTGTAATTTATAACTCTATTAAATGAGACTGTGCCTAGAACTAATGTTTCTACTTTACCATCCAGAAATTTGCTCAtttatccttattttctttctgtcttcattgGTAACAGAAtggttccttttttccccaaacctCTCAAGACCTTGTCATAAATCTTTTAGATATGACTATTTAGTTTACAAAAGTAAATTGCTTTGCCtctacttttatatttactttaaacaTTACTCAAAATACTATGTCGGTAATATTAAGCTTATTGGAAAATTCTTATCAAAGCAATGATTGCCTTAGAGACagttccttgtctttttttccccctgttgaAATACTGCATTGACAGTAAGGACTCTGGGGTTGGGGGCCGGGGGGGAGCCTCAGCTTTCAGCAGTATTTTAAAGTAGTGAAGTTTGACTTTAATTCTtgtttttacatccatgttatCAAAAGCCTATTTTCTCTAAGTTGAACCTTTAACTTCtcagttttgtttccctttctgtctcttagTTGCCCAATCTCTTCTCTCAGGAGTTCTACACTTTCTAAATGGTCTAGGATTACACTAATCCATTCTAATGTGTTAATAAGAAGATGCTTTCACTTCATTCATAGCCAGAattggtcatttatttatttgttttgagagagagcatgccagtGTGCAAAATtgggagagtgggaaagaggaagggagagaatcccaggcaggctccgcactgtctgCCACACAgtctgtgtggagcccaatgaggggctcagactcgtgaatgtgagattgtggcctgaggccaattcagacacttacctgactgagccacccaggtgccccatttctgggctttctgttgcTGATGATGAAGATAGATAACACTAATCAAAGTGCCAGGTTTATTCTAAGCACTTCACAGATATTCACTTAGTCCCCACAATTATCCAGTAGGTAtatactattttttccttttgtgtacttgagaaaattgaagcagagaaaaatgaagtaacTTGGCCAAAATCATACAGTTAATAAGTGATAGAGTCAAGATTTGAATCAGAGTTAGGttccaaagaatatttttaatcctcgtatgttttattatttaaaatttttttaatgtttattttatttttgagagagagagagagaaagagagagagagcaagcgagcatgtgaccagggcagggacagagagcgtgggaaacacagaatccaaagcaggctctagtgtgtctgagctgtcagcacagagcccagtgtcgggtttgatcccacaaactgtgagatcatgacctgatctgaagtcagacacttaatcaactgagctacccaagtgccccaccttttaaaaaaatttttaatgtttatttatttatttttaaagagaaagagtgcacacacaaacaggagaaggggcagagagagaggagagagaaaatcccaagtgggctctgcaacgtggggctcaatcccaactgtgagatcaccaccatAACCAAAATCAACAATtggatacccaaccaactgagccacccaggcatccctaattcttttatatttttttaatggtagtaTACTTGGTACTCAGAATACAGAatacaaatttttctttaattttttgtttgtgatttttcaGGCATGATGTGTACACAGAGTGATAGGAGGTGTGTGGGGAGAGAAGCTTTGTTCCTGATACTAGATTCCTTTttataaagagttcaaagtaccCTTAGTTTGTTTCAGGAAAATAAAGCtgcatttatttgctcattcatcaaatattaatTCAGTGCCTAATAAGTGATAGGCCCTATTTGGGGTTCATGGAATATCtcattgaataaaaaaaataagtatctgcTTGTGGGGAACCTACATCCTGGAAAAGGAGGTGACAAAGACAATAGACCTAAATTACTATGTTGGAAAATAAGTGCtatggggaaaagaagagagcatTAGGAGTATAGGACGGGCTGAATTAGAAGAAGGCaacatttgaggggcgcctgggtggctcagtcggttaagcgtctgaccttggctcaggtcatcatctcatggtttgtgggtctgagccccacgtcagactctgtgctgacaactaggtcagagcctggggcttgtcttcagattctgtgtctccctctctctctgaccttcccctgctcacgctgtctctctcactctctcaaaaataaataaaacacttaaaaaactgaaaaaaaaaaaaaaagaaggcaatatTTGAATGAAACCGTAAAAGATGTGAAAGATTCAGCTATTAGATACACAGAGGAAAAATCTCCCAGGTCGGGGAAATGGgcagtacaaaggccctgaggtaggagtgAGTGTGATATATGCAGGGAGTGTCACGGGGGCCGCTGCGGCTGGAGGagaatgagcaaagggaaagagaaaaggtaagTAAATGAGCAGGGACGGTTCCAGATAATGTAGGACTTTATAGACCATTGTAAAGCTTGGGCTTTTGCTTTCTAAGCAAGATGAGAAGCCATGTTTGTGATTTCCTATTTTGCCAGCTACTATACTTGGTCCTTCACAGACGTAATTACATTTGTTCTTATCTAGACATTTTTATCACTCCATTTTACTGAAGTTCAGAGACTAAAAACTTGCCCAAAGTGGTGTAGCTTGCATGTGAAAGAACCAGGATTCGAATCCAGACTATGTTACTCTTAGAACACATGCACTTAAACCATGctacttaaattccagtttgaGAGAAACCTTTTGAATCTCTTTAAGGACAGTTACTCACAAGCTGGAACCAGTGAAGTCTGTGTTACTTTATAATAtaccatatttaaatattaaaatattatatattttgttagttataaaagaatgcttttatatttaaagatacTGATCTCCTGGGTTTTTCCTTCCAGGTGGCATAGATATCGACGCATTTCAGGAGCGCGAGGAAGGCCGCGCAGGGCCAGATGATAACGAGGAGGTCATGCGGGCTCTGCTCATTCATGAGAAGAAGACCCCCTCCGCTGCAGCGGGCTCGGTGGGGGCGGCTGCCCCCGTCACTGCTGCCAACGGCAGTGACTCGGAGAGCGAGACCAGTGAGTCAGACGACGACTCCCCACCTCGACCAGCAGCTGTGGCAGCGCATCAtcgggatgaggaggaggaggaggaggagtttgAGGAAGTAGCAGATGACCCCGTTGTTATGGTGGCCGGCCGACCGTTCTCCTACAGCGAAGTGAGCCAGCGACCAGAGCTAGTGGCCCAGATGACACCAGAGGAGAAGGAAGCGTACATAGCAATGGGACAACGCATGTTTGAGGACCTCTTTGAGTGAGCTCTCcttaccttttcttcctttctcaaatgctaatttcaaaaagaaattcccTACCTTTGAAGAAAAGTGTTTAAGTGGTGTTCTGCCCTTCTTGAAGTAAAGCAGCTCAAGAATAATGGGAAAGTTTGATTTTTATGCCAGAAGCTTCCCCAAAGGTAGGTTGACAATAAGCATTTTCTTCCCTGCTATTACTACAGTATTAATACCTTACTGTATTTCAAATTTATctaatctctttcctttcctttttaagccccatttttctccccttctgaaATGAGTGCAGGAGATCTGTGAGGTGGTCTTCCTGTCCACCTGTAGAAGCCCACTATGATAGGTTACGCTAATTCACTGATCAGCCCCTTCGTGTTCTGACCACGCATTCCCAGCAATTCCTGATATTGCTTCCAAGAAGTTTGGCAACAGGCAAATCATTGAtgagtgacagaaaaaaaaaaaccttaaaacttcTTATCGTCACACAATTGAGGATTGGAATCAATATGTAAGAGTCCGATGAAGAGGGATGGATATACCTAAATCTCATGATTAATGTATAAACCAAAATTTGTGTCTTTCGAGCTGACTTGACGTAGTCTATTGTTTTGCTTAATGCCTTTTGGTTTGGATGTTGGAtaatagaaaacagaatgtaTACTTGGTAAGCCCttgtgaagaaaatagaaaaaaacatggtATAGGACAAAGAGTTCCTGTACAAGGTTGAAGAGTGGAGAGCATTGGGAACAGTGCCTTTTAGAATTGCCTGAATTTGTGCTGATTTGGACATCCTTTATGGAAAGCTGACCAGTTCCCCTCTTTTTCCCATCTTCCACAGTGGTATAAATTTTTGAATGAGGCCATTCTAGCAGAAATCAACATACAAAACTTATtactcctctcttttttccctctctcagcATCATTGAAggccttctttgtctctcttttggtTCTTGTCGGACATGGTATTTTAGAGTGCATCTAGTACGTTGTTAAACATTGTAACCTCAAGGAACGTAGTTTACTTTTGTCAGTGTAGCATGGTATTATTCCCTAaggcagaactttaaaaataaagaacattcatGCAAGGGTCTATagcaattgtatttttttaataatatttttccttgcattataatttttaaatatttatcatattatagTACATGTGTGAAGTTAGATTTTAGAGTATCTGAGCCTGTAATGAAGTGATGTTTCATTTACTTGGGTTGTATTAATGATTGAATATTGACAATAAATCTATTTTATACCAACTGAAATTTGTTAATTTCTAGCTCTGTAACATCTTGAAGCATAATTAAAAAGAACGCTCTTCCCATTAAAACAAGTGTTTCAGACTTTTTTCTCTCAATAGTCCTCTTCCAAATAACAGATGCAGTTGTATGTGGTCTAAATATTTTCTGGCAATAAGCTGCCTTAAGAATGACTTTTATGTATGTATCTTGTATGTATGGGCctattcaacttaaaaaaatttttataaacatttttctttattattgagagacagagacaaagcatgagcaggggaagggcagagagagggggagacacagaatctgaaggaggcttcaggctctgagctgttagcacagagaatgatccaggactca
Encoded proteins:
- the GTF2E1 gene encoding general transcription factor IIE subunit 1; the protein is MADPDVLTEVPAALKRLAKYVIRGFYGIEHALALDILIRNPCVKEEDMLELLKFDRKQLRSVLNNLKGDKFIKCRMRVETAADGKTTRHNYYFINYRTLVNVVKYKLDHMRRRIETDERDSTNRASFKCPVCSSTFTDLEANQLFDPMTGTFRCTFCHTEVEEDESAMPKKDARTLLARFNEQIEPIYALLRETEDVNLAYEILEPEPTEIPALKQSKDRAATTAGAAGLAGGHHREAWATKGPSYEDLYTQNVVINMDDQEDHRASLEGKSAKERPIWLRESTVQGAYNSDEMKEGGIDIDAFQEREEGRAGPDDNEEVMRALLIHEKKTPSAAAGSVGAAAPVTAANGSDSESETSESDDDSPPRPAAVAAHHRDEEEEEEEFEEVADDPVVMVAGRPFSYSEVSQRPELVAQMTPEEKEAYIAMGQRMFEDLFE